The Heptranchias perlo isolate sHepPer1 chromosome 40, sHepPer1.hap1, whole genome shotgun sequence genome has a window encoding:
- the LOC137305553 gene encoding ferritin heavy chain B-like, whose protein sequence is MMASQVCQNYHKECEDGVNKQINMELYSSYVYLSMSYYFDRDDVALHHFAEFFKEQSHEEREHAEKLLKFQNQRGGRIILEEIKKPEQDEWSNGLEAMQRALQMEKNVNQCLLDLHKLSTERTDPHLCDFLETHYLDEQVKMIKKLGDHITNLKRLGAPENGMGVYLFDKLTLGDSD, encoded by the exons ATGATGGCTTCCCAAGTGTGtcagaactatcacaaggagtgtgaggatggtgtcaacaagcagatcaatatggagctctattcctcctatgtttatctcTCCATG tcctattactttgaccgggatgatgttgccctgcatcactttgctgagttcttcaaggagcagtcacatgaggaacgggagcacgctgagaaactgctgaaattccagaatcagcgtggaGGCCGAATCATCTTGGAGGAGATCAAG AAGCCggagcaggatgagtggagcaatggtctggaggcaatgcagagagctctgcagatggagaagaatgTGAACCAGTGTCTGCTGGATCTCcacaaactgtccactgagaggacagaccctcat ttgtgtgacttcctagagacccactacttggatgaacaagtgaagatgatcaagaagcttggagatcacatcaccaacctgaagagactgggagcccctgagaatggcatgggagtgtacctgtttgacaagctcaccctgggggatagtgattaa
- the LOC137305574 gene encoding ferritin heavy chain B-like → MASQVCQNYHKECEDGVNKQINMELYSSYVYLSMSYYFDRDDVALRHFTKFFKEQSHENWEHAEKLMKFQNRRGGRIVLEDIKKPEQDEWSNGLEVMQRALQMEKNVNQSLLDLHKLSTERTDPHLCDFLETHYLDEQVKMIKKLGDHITNLKRLGAPENGMGVYLFYKLTLGESD, encoded by the exons ATGGCATCCCAAGTGTGTCAGAattaccacaaggagtgtgaggatggtgtcaacaagcagatcaatatggagctctattcctcctatgtttaccTCTCCATG tcctattactttgaccgggatgatgttgccctgcgtcactttACCAAGTTTttcaaggagcagtcacatgagaactgggagcacgctgagaaactgATGAAATTCCAGAATCGACGTGGTGGCCGAATTGTCCTGGAGGACATCAAG aagccagagcaggatgagtggagcaatggtctggaggtgatgcagagagctctgcagatggagaagaatgtgaaccagagtctgctggatctgcacaaactctccactgagaggacagaccctcat ttgtgtgacttcctggagacccactacttggatgaacaagtgaagatgatcaagaagcttggagatcacatcaccaacctgaagagactgggagcccctgagaatggcatgggagtgtacctgttttacaagctcaccctgggggagagtgattaa
- the LOC137305568 gene encoding ferritin heavy chain, oocyte isoform-like isoform X1 codes for MESQVCQNYHKECEDGVNKQINMELYSSYVYLSMSYYFDRDDVALRHFAEFFKEQSHEEREHAEKLLKFQNQRGGRIILEEIKKPEQDEWSNGLEVMQRALQMEKNVNQSLLDLHKLSTERTDPHLCDFLESHYLDEQVKMIKKLGDHITNLKRLGAPENGMGVYLFDKLTLGESD; via the exons ATGGAGTCCCAAGTGTGtcagaactatcacaaggagtgtgaggatggtgtcaacaaacagatcaatatggagctctattcctcctatgtttaccTCTCCATG tcctattactttgaccgggatgatgttgccctgcgtcactttgccgagttcttcaaggagcagtcacatgaggaacgggagcacgctgagaaactgctgaaattccagaatcagcgtggaGGCCGAATCATCTTGGAGGAGATCAAG AAGCCAGAGCAagatgagtggagcaatggtctggaggtgatgcagagagctctgcagatggagaagaatgtgaaccagagtctgctggatctgcacaaactgtccactgagaggacagaccctcat ttgtgtgacttcctggagagccactacttggatgaacaagtgaagatgatcaagaagcttggagatcacatcaccaacctgaagagactgggagcccctgagaatggcatgggagtgtacctgtttgacaagctcaccctgggggagagtgattaa
- the LOC137305568 gene encoding ferritin heavy chain B-like isoform X2, translated as MSYYFDRDDVALRHFAEFFKEQSHEEREHAEKLLKFQNQRGGRIILEEIKKPEQDEWSNGLEVMQRALQMEKNVNQSLLDLHKLSTERTDPHLCDFLESHYLDEQVKMIKKLGDHITNLKRLGAPENGMGVYLFDKLTLGESD; from the exons ATG tcctattactttgaccgggatgatgttgccctgcgtcactttgccgagttcttcaaggagcagtcacatgaggaacgggagcacgctgagaaactgctgaaattccagaatcagcgtggaGGCCGAATCATCTTGGAGGAGATCAAG AAGCCAGAGCAagatgagtggagcaatggtctggaggtgatgcagagagctctgcagatggagaagaatgtgaaccagagtctgctggatctgcacaaactgtccactgagaggacagaccctcat ttgtgtgacttcctggagagccactacttggatgaacaagtgaagatgatcaagaagcttggagatcacatcaccaacctgaagagactgggagcccctgagaatggcatgggagtgtacctgtttgacaagctcaccctgggggagagtgattaa
- the LOC137305593 gene encoding ferritin heavy chain B-like has protein sequence MASQVCQNYHKECEDGVNKQINMELYSSYVYLSMSYYFDRDDVALRHFAEFFKEQSHEEREHAEKLLKFQNQRGGRVIFEDIKKPEQDEWSNGLEVMQRALQMEKDVNQSLLDLHKLSTERTDPHLCDFLETHYLDEQVKMIKKLGDHITNLKRLGAPENGMGVYLFDKHTLGESD, from the exons ATGGCTTCCCAAGTGTGtcagaactatcacaaggagtgtgaggatggtgtcaacaagcagatcaatatggagctctattcctcctatgtttaccTCTCCATG tcctattactttgaccgggatgatgttgccctgcgtcactttgctgagttcttcaaggagcagtcacatgaggaacgggagcacgctgagaaactactgaaattccagaatcagcgtggaggccgagtcatctTTGAGGACATCAAG aagccagagcaggatgagtggagcaatggtctggaggtgatgcagagagctctgcagatggagaaggatgtgaaccagagtctgctggatctgcacaaactgtccactgagaggacagaccctcat ttgtgtgacttcctggagacccactacttggatgaacaagtgaagatgatcaagaagcttggagatcacatcaccaacctgaagagactgggagcccctgagaatggcatgggagtgtacctgtttgacaagcacaccctgggggagagtgattaa